The genomic DNA AATGACCGTTCACCATTCGCTGCGTTTGTGACGAGGACAAGACCGGTTTTATGCGTTGGATCAAAAACGATATGATCTGTTTTAACGCCATAATGATGCAACGTATCTTTAAGGAAGTGTCCCATTGAATCATCGCCGACAGATCCTAAAAAATAACTGTCTGCTCCAAGACGCGCCAGACCGACGGCTACATTTGCCGGTGCGCCACCGGGATTTTTTTGGAACGTTACATTATCGGCATCGAGTGGAATTAAATCGATCAGTGCTTCTCCGAGACTATAAATTTTCATGCGAATTACTCCTTTCGAAATCGGGGCGGATTCGTTCCACATGAAGGGCCATATAGCCGACTTCCGACAGAGGAACGGTTGTCTGTAATTCTTGTTCCAGCCAGTCTGCCATGTTTTCCGCACAACGGAAGGCATCCGTATAACGGGTTTGAACGGCGGATAAGATGACATCATCCATATCATGTAACGTTTGTCCTTGTTCGATCCGGGCTAAGACGAGTTTCATATGGGTGAAGAACCGGTAATAGGTCATCGATGTTGTTTCAATCGTCTGACCAAAAAAGACTTCAATTTGTTCACGCAACTCATTTAGTAACGTAGCCGTCTGCAGGGCTGTTGCCATGTTGGGATGCCGTTGCCGTGCATTGTACAGGTGAAGGGCGATGTTCGCAGCTTCTTCTTTCGGTAATGAAACGGTCAACTTTTGTTCGATATGGGCGACTGCCCATTCCCCAATCTGATATTCCGCTGTATACAGTAACCGGATTTCTTCCGCCAACCGATTGTGGACGACCAGTTGTTCCCGGGCAAGTCGGACCGCGTGGGCGAGGTGATCGGTCAGACTGACATGAATGTAGTCATGAAAAGGTGTTTTCAGTTCGCCTTCTGCATAAGAAATGATCTGCTCCGATAAATCGATGATATCGAGTGGAGTCGTCGT from Exiguobacterium sibiricum 7-3 includes the following:
- a CDS encoding PRD domain-containing protein; this encodes MDDNPYNVSRKEVVRLIIHKVLNNNAIVTKEQGQERIIMGPGIAFGKKKKDPVDPTKIEKMFIPSFENAEQFKEILTTTPLDIIDLSEQIISYAEGELKTPFHDYIHVSLTDHLAHAVRLAREQLVVHNRLAEEIRLLYTAEYQIGEWAVAHIEQKLTVSLPKEEAANIALHLYNARQRHPNMATALQTATLLNELREQIEVFFGQTIETTSMTYYRFFTHMKLVLARIEQGQTLHDMDDVILSAVQTRYTDAFRCAENMADWLEQELQTTVPLSEVGYMALHVERIRPDFERSNSHENL